GTCACATTCTCACTAGCTTGCATCTATTAGCAACGGACCAGCCAGTGCACAAAACACTCAACCTACCCATTGCAAACGGCAGCCAAGAGTCTTTCTATGCCTCATACtacatttattttgcaagtttGTCATTATGCAAGTTAAAACACTCAGTTCTTCCTGTTGTAGATTGCTAAGCCACACAGATGCTCTGAACTCTTTGTATAATTTGAGATTTTTAGTTTGAAACCGTATTCAGAGAGGGAACAGAAAGaatccatacatttttttttaaccactctacgcCTCTTTTTAACAGTAGACTTGAACATGGCTCtctagatgtttttattttttttttatttttttttttttattattattatttgtatatgtatacgGTTTTcaattttcagttgttttttctTTATGATATCGATGTCTGTTATTCTTTCAGCCTAACTGTTCATTATTAAACATGAGATGTTATGCTAAATCCAAAGTCATGTGGTCTTTCCCTTTCAGTATTTATGCTAAGATGCACACATTCAAGACACCGCATAATTTCCatgcattttaataatcattAGCATTCTCTTACAATTCAGCACAGATTTAGTACAAAAGGAAAGTTTTAAAACTTAAAAGATTGTGTTTAACAATGTATtgcaatgtttttgtgaaaactatcaaaaatacatttcataagAATGAACAGCTGTATTAAGCGTTGAATGGCATGATTCAGGTGTTGCATTTTCAATGGCAGGAGCTCTCACTAAATTATCTTCTTTAGCCAAGGCGCATCTGGTTGCACACAAAATTCACCCCTCTGTGTTGAAACCCTGAGGAAAAAAGTTCACATTTGAAATTTTAATTACAAGGCTGACATAGacacaatacagttacatttttatgttatttaagaccttatatttaaatgaattttaaagttaaatactcACAGAAAAGCTTTGATGGGGCAATCACTGCTTGTCTGCACAGCACTCACAATTCTGTTGCGTGGAATTGGGAAGTCGATGAAGTTGAAACAGCATTTTTCAAGGATTGCTGGTTCTTGAGCTGTTGGTGAGATAAAACGGTATATTACTCTGAACACAGTTCTGAAATTAAGCATCTTCCAAATGCCAAAACACGACAACAAAGTTATCAATACACTATATACATTAATCtaggtagcactttacaataaggttgcatttgttaatgcatttggtatcatgaacaaacaatgaaaaatatatttttacagcatttattgatctttgttaatgttataataaaaatacaattgttagttcaaagtgcattaaTGTTGACAAATGCAACTTATGATTTTAagaatgtattattatatgttgaaattaatattaaccaagattaataattctgtaaaagtattgttcgttgttggttcatgttatctaacgttgttaactaatgttaacaaatggatccttattttgaagtgttaccGTAACCTCTTTGTGCAGCAAAGCATATTGCCTCAATTTGGACTGAATCCTTTCAAGACTGTTTTAATTGTTCCATGACCTGTAAAcct
This genomic window from Myxocyprinus asiaticus isolate MX2 ecotype Aquarium Trade chromosome 48, UBuf_Myxa_2, whole genome shotgun sequence contains:
- the LOC127437213 gene encoding C-C motif chemokine 13-like isoform X2; translation: MRTTCVCLVLGLVLLMAWTSEAQPQEPAILEKCCFNFIDFPIPRNRIVSAVQTSSDCPIKAFLVSTQRGEFCVQPDAPWLKKII